TACGAAGCGGCGCAAAACGCCCGACGGCGGGTGCAATGCGAAGACCGAAGGCTTGCGCGGTTTCCAGCGTGTCCACGATGTGGAGGTAGTGCGCCCAGGTCTCGGCGAAATCCTCCCAAGGATGCGCGCTTGCGTAGCTGCTGACGAAGTGGTTCTGCCAGCCGGCCGGCGGGCCTTCTGCGTAGTGACCCTCCAGGGCAGCCGCGTAGTCCTCTCGCTCGTCCCCGAACAGCTCGCGAAAGGCCTGGTGCCAGACGCCGTTGCGCACCAGCCGCTCCCAATAGTGATGACCGATCTCGTGCCGAAAGTGGCCGAGCAGCGTGCGGTAGGACTCGACCATTTCGCTGCGATGGCGTTCCCGCGCGACCGGGTCCGCCTCCGCGATGTCGATGGTGATCACACCCTGCCGGTGCCCCGTCACCGCCTGGGGGCCTTCGCGGAAACTCGCCCCGGAACCGGCCAGGAAGTCGAAGGCCAGTCCGCCGGTCGGATTGTCGAACTTGTTCTCCAAGGGAAGTCCCAAGCGCAGGAGTCCATAGACGAGGCGATGCTTGGCGTCCTCGAGACGCTGCCAGAGCAATCGATTTTCCGGCACTCCCAGGTTTGGGATCGTCCGGTTCAAACGGCAGGCGGCGCAGAAGGCCTCGGCCCCGTCCGCCGGCACCAGCCAGTTGCAGGCGTCTTCATCGGCGTTGACACAGAAGCGCAGCGGGGCTTCGGGCGCCGCCAAGGCCCGCCAGCGTCCGCCCGCTTCCTCGGTCAGCGCGCTGAGCGTCGTCGCTTCCGGAAGGTAGCCGAGGCGATGGTCGCAACGCTCGCAATGGCGATTGTCGAAGTAGAGGAGTTGACCGCAGTTCTGGCACTCGAAGAGTTTCATGCCGCGATAATGCGGTCGGCTTCGCGAAAGGTCACCATCCGTTCACGCCGCTCGTCCCACAGCACGAACCGCAGAGCCTTCACCCCGTCTCGAAGAGACAGGCGCGGCACGTCGTAATCCGCCAGCAGCCGCTCGTGGCACTCCTGGAGCCGATAGTTAGGCACCTTCGGATTCAGATGATGCACATGGTGGAAGCCGATATTGCCGGTGAACCACTGAAGCAGCCGGGGCAGCTTCAGATAGGTCGCGCTTCGCAGCGCCGCCGAGGTCGCATCCCAAGCCCTGTGACGGCTCCAGCGCACCCCCGCCCCGCGATGCTGGACCGCGAACAGCCAGACGCCGGCGATCGAGCCCAGCACTAGAACCGGAACTTGCACGGCGGCCACGGCGCCGAAGCCGAGCGCCAGTCCCAGCCCGCCGAAGGCGACCAGCAACGCAAGGTTCGTCAGATGCACGGCGCGGCGCGGCAGGCGCCAGGAGGCGGGCATGTCGAAGGGAAAACGGTACAGCAGGGTGAAGACCAAGGGCGGCAGAACGAGATTGGCGACCAGCGGGTGGCGCGTCAGCCTGTGCAGCCAGCGGCGGCGGCGGCTCAAGGCCGCGTATTCCTCCAACGTCAGGCAGTGCGAATAGATATCGGCTCCGCTCTGGCGGCGGTCCAGGTCGTTCCAGACTCCGTGATGACCGGCATGCTGCCGGCGCCAAGCGGGATAGGGTGTCAGGGTGAAGAGGCTGCAGGCATAGCCGACGAGGTCGTTGGCCCAGCGTGCGCGGAAGAAAGCTTGATGTCCGCAGTCGTGCTGCAGAATGAAGATCCGCACGAGGAAGCCCGCAGCCAGAGGTGCGAACGCGAGAGCCAGCCAGAAAGACAGCTCCATCACGAGGTACATGGCCGCGCAGGTCCCCAGGAAGCCGCCGAAAGAAGTGAGTAACTGAACCAAGCTTTTCCGCAGGATCGGCGTCTGGAACCTCGCGATTTCGCGACGCAGACTTCCATGCGTCTCTTTTTGGCTGAGCGTCTGTCGCAAGGATTCTGATCTCCGCTCGGCATCGCAAGAGCGCGAAACCCGAGGCCACATAAGGTAGGGCAAGAGCGGCAGGACTGCGAGGGCGAAAGCGGCCGCTATAGCTGGAGCCATGAGCGGGTAGGTCACGGTTGCCAGCGAGGGGCTGCAGTCGCATCTTCGGCGCCAGGAGGCTTCCGTCATGACCTGGGATCAACTTCTGTTGTTTTTACCGGCTGCCGCCCTGGTCGCGGCCTCGCCGGGGGCGAACAATCTGCTGTCGCTGGTGAACGGCGCGCGGGCCGGCCTGCGGGCGACAGTCTTCAGTCTGCTCGGCCGTCTGACCGCCTTCGCGATTTTGATCGCCGCCGTCGCCATGGGCCTCGGAGCTGTCTTGGCCGCCTCCGAACTGGCCTTCGTGATCGTAAAGTGGCTGGGCGTCGCCTACCTGACCTACCTCGGCCTCAAGCTCTGGACCTCCCGCCAGCTCGACCTCGGCGAAACCGAGGTTGAAGCGTCGCAAGGCGGCATCCGAACGCCGGGAAGGACTTGGAACCTGGCCCGCAAGGAATTCCTGGTGGCGATGACCAATCCCAAGGCGATCCTGCTGTTCACCGCCTTCCTGCCCCAGTTCGTGGTGCCGGAGGCGCCGGCCTCGACGCAGCTTCTCTGGTTGGGCGCCCTCTATATCCCCGTGGAGTTCTGCGCGGCCTGCCTCTATGCAACCGCCGGCTCGAGCGTGCGGAGGCTGCGCTTGACAGCCGCGCGCCTGCGCCTGTTGAACCGTGTGGCCGGCGGCATGATGCTCGCCGCCGCCGCTCTACTGGCGAGCAGCCGCCGCACCGCCTGACGGCCCTTCCCCCGCGGATGGCAGTCTCGCAACGCAACTAAATACTTATTTTATACAGGGACTTTAACCGTAATTCCTAACCATGACAGTTGGTTAGATCGGTGACTAAGAAATTTTTAGCACCTAGTCGTGATAATGAATGGCTTGACTTTATCTCAGAAAAGCCTCAAATGTTAACTTTACGTTAAGCTCTTGGGGGCGGCGCCGTGCTGCGGGCCGCGGAGGGGGAATGATGAAAGCAGTTGCGAAAGTGGTCGTGGGTGGGGTGCTGTTCGCCGCCGCCGTGGTTGGCACCGCCTATCCCGCAAAGGCCGCGGTCATGGGCGCGACTGTGACCAGTATTACCGCAAGTTGGCTAAATCCGGATCCGGGCAACGTCAGCATCGACAACGACGGTCGCACGGTCTCGGCCCGTTGGGGCTATCCCGCGACCTGGTGGGGCGGCCGCAGCGGCTACGACTTCCGCGCCAAGAGGACGCCGTCGGATCTCGACGCCGGCGACACCTTCAAGATCGGAACCTTCAAGCATCTCAACTACCCGATCTATGGAACGGCGCTGTCGAGCATCTCGCTGTCGGTCACGTTCGAAGGCCTGATCAAGGGCAGCAACACGCCGTTCCAGGTCACTTCGCTGTTCGACTTCGAGCATACGGAAACACCGAACACCTGGGGCCATTGTCCCAGCGGCAGCCAGAGCACCTGCGATGACATCGTCACCGCCACCTTGAACGAGGGGGCCTCCCAGTCGGTCATCGTCGACGGGATGAAGTATCTCTTCACAATCGCCGGATTCCAGGTCAACGGCGATCAGTTCGAAAACTGGCTGACCAAAGAGAAGCACACGAACAAGGCCCATCTGGTGGCCAGCCTGGAAGTGCATCCGGTACCCTTGCCGGCCGCCGCCTGGTTCCTGATCACCGCGCTCGGCGGCCTTGGCGGACTGCGCTGGCTCAAGCAGCGCTCGGCCTGAGGGCTGGGGGGTCAAGGTCCGACGACCACGTCGGCGGGGCCGGACCGCAACGCCCGCTTCCTGTCGCATCCGCTCTCTGAAAGTATCGGAGAGCGGGACTTACAATCTAGCCGCCTGGGTCCGGCCGTCGGACCCAGGCGGCTAGAGCTTTTTAAGCACCCAGTCCGCGAAGTCTCGAAGCCCATCGCCGTCGCGGCGGTAGTAGCTCCAACGGCCGATCTTGCGGGATTTTACGAAGCCGGCGCGCTTCAGGATCGCGAGATGCTCGCTGATCGTGGACTGAGAGACCGCGGCCCGCTCGGCGATCAGCGAGACGCAAACGCCAACCTCCCGCGGATCGCCCCCTGTCTGGTGGGCGAAGAGCGATCCCGGACGGCGGAGCCAGTCGAGAATCTCGACCCGAAGAGGATGCGCCAAGGCCTTGCCGCAAAGCGTCTTGTCCATGACCTAATATATCGACATTTCGCTCATTGACGATATATAGATCGGCGATGCGAAAGCTTGAGGCGGTCAATGCTTGGGAGGTCGATCATGCGCATTCCCGATCGCATGGAAGCTGCGGTTCTGACCGGACATGGCGGGCTCGACAGGCTGTCTTACCGCAGAGATGTCCCGGTTCCCCGCCCCGGTCCGGGCGAGGTCTTGATTCAGGTTGGCGCTGCGGGAGTCAACAACACCGACATCAACACCCGGATCGCCTGGTATTCGAAGCAGGTGACCTCCGCGACCAGCGAGGATGTGACTGCCGGTTCCACCGCTGAGGCGTCGGCGGACGGGAGTTGGTCGGGTGCGGCCATGATCTTTCCGCGGATTCAAGGCGCCGACTGCTGCGGCGAAATCGTTGCCGTCGGCGAGGGCGTCGAGACCGCACGGCTCGGCGAACGCGTCCTGGTCCGGGCCCTGCAGCCCAGCGCCGACGATCCCTTCGCCTGCATCACCTTCGGCTCGGAGTGCGACGGCGCCTTCGGCCAGTACACGAAGACGGCTGCCGCTCACGCGCTGCGGATCGACTGCGACTGGAGCGATATCGAGTTAGCCTCCATGCCCTGTGCCTTCTCGACCGCCGAAGGCATGTTGCAACGGGCGGCGATCGGGGCCGAGCGCGTGCTGGTTACCGGAGCGTCGGGCGGCGTCGGTTCGGCGGCGGTCCAGCTGGCCAAGCGACGAGGCGCGGAAGTGATCGCCGTCTGCGGCAGGGACAAGGCCGGAGCCGTGGCCGGCCTGGGTGCGGACCTTGTGCTGGAGCGCGGCGCCGACCCGGTCGCGTCGCTGGCCAGCGAAAGCATCGACGCGGTCGTCGATCTGGTCGGCGGGCCTGCCTGGCCCCGGCTGCTGGACCTGCTGCGTCGGGGCGGACGCTACGTGACGGCCGGAGCGATCGCGGGGCCCATCGTCGAGCTCGATCTCCGCACACTCTACCTCAAGGACCTGAGCCTGCTGGGCTCGACCTGGCAGCCCTTCGAGATCATGACGAACCTCATCGGCTACATCGAACGGGGGGAAATCCGGCCGGTCGTCGCCAAGACCTATCCCTTGCACGAGATCGTCCAGGCGCAGCAGACATTTCTGGAGAAACACTTCGTCGGTAAGCTCGTGCTGATCCCGCCAAAGGCCTAAAGCTCCAGCGCTGCGCTCGGCCCAACCTTCCGATGGAGGACCGTCAGGACGCCGCGCCGTCGATCTTGCGTTGCAGGTACGCAGCAAAGCGTCCGGCGTACCTCCGCTGCAGTTCGGGCTTGCGCCAATCCCGCCCGGTCACAATGCCGCGACAGTCGGGCGAGCCGCAGCGGCACGCCATGGTCCAGTCGTCATCGTCGCCGGTGGCATAGTCGAAGGTCAGTTCCTCGCCCGCCTCAATGTCCCGCAAGGCGACGAAGACGATCTGCCCCTCGATTGCGAGATTGGGCGCACAGGAATGATTGAGGTGCAGCATGCTGCCTTCGCGCTCGGCATCGGTCTTAGGTCCGAGAAAGAGGTGTTCGGCGATCTGGATCTCCGCCGGTCCTAGAGTTTCGGCGCGCTGGTCCCGCTCCGCCCGGGTCATGACGTGCCCGCCCTTCGCGGCTACCGCTTCGCCGGCCGCGATGTCAGCGCGTGCGCAGAGACCGCGACCCTCGATGGAGCTGTCGCGCTTCTCAACCTTGGACGAAAACCAAGATCGCGTCATGACGGCGATTTACAAAGCACGGCGCTGGCGCGCGAGTCGGAGCACAGTCGACCGGAGATTGCGGCGCAACCCAGCACAGGCTTCTGCAGGAACAAGGAAGCCGGCGCGCTGATGGTAGCGGCCGGCTGAGCGTCGCGTCAGGCGCGAAGTTCGGTTTCGATCGGCGGGACCACCGTCTGCATGTTGGCGATCTCGTCTTTCAGCCGGAGCTTTTCGCGCTTGAGTTCGTGGAGTCGAAGTTCGTCGGGGTGGGGTCGATGGCTTTCTTCGCGGATGGCGTTGTCGACAAGCGTGTGTTGGCTGCGCAAGGACTCGATCCGGTCATGCACCGACATGCTTCGTCTCCTTCTGCGGGTTATGGAAAATATGCTACCCCTCTCCGCCGGGCTTGTGAAGCGTCCTGGCGGATGAACTCTGGTGATAACTTGGTGATTCTACCGGCCAACCCATTTCACAATTGCTAAGGATTGTTTGCGGTCGTTTCGATTCGGGTTTCACGAGTCTAGTGCAGAGCAGCAAGGAGTTCCAAGTGTCGGGAATGCATGAAGGGTCGGATGGCCGGGTCGCGCGGCTGATCGTCGGGATCAGCGGCGCCAGCGGCGTCGTCTACGGCCTGCGTCTTTTGGAAGCGCTGCAGACCTTGCCGGTCGAGAGCCATCTGGTCATGACCAAGTCGGCCGAGATCACCCTGGCCTACGAAACCGACATCAAGGTCCGCCAGGTGCAGGCGCTCGCCGATGTCGTCTATCCGATCGAGGATATCGGCGCGGCCATCTCCAGCGGCTCCTTCAAGACGCTGGGCATGGTCATCGCCCCCTGCTCCATCCGCTCGATGTCGGAGATCGCCACCGGCGTCACCTCGAACTTGCTGACCCGGGCCGCCGACGTGACCCTGAAGGAACGGCGGCGCCTGGTTCTGATGCTGCGCGAAACTCCCCTGCACAGCGGCCACCTGCGCAACCTGCTGGCACTGTCGGAGATGGGGGCGGTGGTTGCCCCGCCGGTGCCCGCCTTCTACGCCAACCCCAAGACGATCCAGGACCTGGTCGACCAGTCGGTCGGTCGCGTGCTCGACCTCTTCGATCTGGAATCGCCGCTGGTCACCCGCTGGGGCGAACCGGACGCGGAGGGCAAGGTGGTCCGGGCACGCAAACGGCAAACCCAGCGCTAGAGGCTGGCCCGCAAGCTCGCCTCGGTCAGGGTCTCCAGGGCCATGACGTCGGCGCCGCCGGCCAGATCGGCCCGGTCGAGCAGCAGCAGGCTGAGGTTCTGGGCGATGGCCTCGCCGCTTGGCCGCCCCTCGGGCAAGGTCAGGGCGCCCCAAAGCGCCTCCTGCTCGATACGTTCGGCCTCCAGCTCGGCCGCCTTGATCCGGTCGCGCAGGCTGTGGCCGGCGGTATCGAGATCCTGCCGCTTCATCCAGCGCCGGGCGCCGCGCAGGGGGCGCACGACCTCCCGATGCCAGCCCTCCACCGCGGCGTTCAGGATCTCGAGCTCCTGGCGGGTCAGGGCGTGGCCGCGGGTGCCGGCGAAGCAGACATAGAGCAGCAGGTTGACGTCCAGCCCATGCATGTCCTGCAGGGTGATGCAGGCTTCCTGCACCTCCGGGCGGGCGTAGGCTGCGAGCGAGAAGCGCCAGAAAGGCGAGCCGTCCGCCATCGTGGTCCCCTAGTCGTCGCCGAAGGAGATGCCGAGGCCGCGCGCGGTGCGCACCAGCGCGCCTTCGGTCTCGACGGCGTGATAGGCCTCGATGGCGTCGGCGATCGGCACGTCGATGACGCCCCGCCCGGCCCAGGCCACCATGCGGTCGAAGCGGCCCTCGGCGATCAGATCGACGGCATGGACGCCGAAGCTGGAGGCCATCAGACGGTCGCGCGGCGTCGGCGTACCGCCGCGCTGGATGTGACCCAGCACGGTGACGCGGGTTTCGGCGCCGGTGGCCTCCGCGATGCGGCGCCCGATATAGTGGCCGATCCCCCCGTAGTGGACGTCGCCGCTCTGTTTCGTCTCCGCCACCGCTTCGCCCTGCTCGGTGCGCAGGGCCTCGGCCACGACGACGAGCGCGAAGTTGCGGCCGACCTGCTGCAGGCGGCTGATCTTCCCGGCGATACTGGCGATGCTGTAAGGGATTTCCGGGATCAGAATGACGTCGGCACCACCAGCGATACCGGCCGAGAGGGCGATATGCCCGGCATCGCGGCCCATCACCTCCAGCACCATGACCCGGTCGTGGCTGGCGGCGGTCGGCTGCAGGTGATCCAGCGCCTCGGTCGCCACCTCGACGGCGGTGTCGTGGCCGATGGCCACCTCGGTATCGCCCAGGTCGTTGTCGATGGTCTTCGGGATCGCCACCAACGGAATGTCACCCTGCTGCGCCAGGCGGCGCAGGATCGCCAGAGAACCGTCGCCGCCGATCCCGATCACGGCGTCGAGGCCGAGCTCGCGAATGCCCGCAATGATCTCCTCCGACCGATCGACCCGGCTTCCGTCCGGCATGGGATAAGCGAAGGGATCGCCCTTGTTGGTTGTCCCCAGCACCGTCCCCGCCATCCGCAGAAGACTGCCTGTGAACTGGGAGAGGTTCAGGACCTCCGCTTCCAGCGGCCGGGTCAGCAAGCCCGCCGTGCCCTTGTGGATCCCCACCACCTCCCAGCCGAAACCATAGGTCGCGCGCTGCACCACGGCGCGGATGACCGCGTTGAGACCGGCGCAATCCCCGCCACTGGTCAATAGGCCGATGCGCCGAATATCCACCATGCCCCTGCCGCCACCTTCCCTCGCATTCGGTCCGGACGAGGGCCCGGACCCGCGTCCAGACTTTCGGTCATGCGACCCCCCGCGACAAGCCTGCGCAGCAAGGTCGCGACATGCTATGATGGTTGGCTTGAGGTTTTGTATTGTCGACGGATTGCCAGACTATGCGTCTGAACGAAGCGGAAAAGGAACGGCTCAGGGTCGAGCTGGAAGAAATGAAGTGCGAGCACCGCGACCTGGACGATGTCATCGCCCGAGTCGCCGAGGTCGCGCCCTTCGATCAACTGAAGGTGCAGCGTCTGAAGAAGCGTAAGCTGGGTTTGAAGGACGAAATTCTTCGGATCGAAGGGCTTTTACTGCCCGATATCATCGCCTGAGATCGACCGCGGCACCGGTTTTCCGCCGACTTTCCGTTACTCGCCGACGGCCACGGCCTTGCCGCGCTTGTGCTCGTACATGCGCTGATCGGCTGCCGAAAGGGCCTCGTCCACCTCCTCCTTGCCCGAGAAGGCGTAGACCCCGTAGGACACGCCGACGTTCAGCTCGTGACCGTTCCAGACCGCCGGTTCCGAGACGATGGCGTTGGCGAGGTCCTGTGCCTTGTGAAGCGCGGTTTCCTCGCTGACCTCGACCAGGATGACCCCGAACTCGTCCCCGCCGAGACGCCCGACCACATCGGAGCCGCGGGTGATCTGCAGCAGGGCTTCCGCCACATGCTTCAAGGCCGCGTCGCCCGCCGGATGTCCGTAGTTGTCGTTGATCTGCTTCATGCCGTTCACGTCGAAGTAGATCACCGCACCCGGCGAATCGTACCGCTCCGCAAAGGCCATCAGACGAGTCAGTTCGCGCAGAAAGGCCCGGCGGTTGGCGAGCGGAAGCAAAGTGTCCTGATCCGCCAGTTCCTCGAGATGCCCGATTCGGCGGCGCGCGCGGTCGAGATCGTCGCGCAGCCGTACGACCTCCCCGATCAGCTGGTCCAGCGCGGCCCGAACCTTTGGCGTCAGCTCGGCCTCCGACAGTCCCAGGATGGAGGCCGCGTCCGCAGCGGCGCCGACTCCGCCTGCCGAGCCGACTCCGCCGGCGGGCGCCGCCGCGCCGGTCGAACGGACACCCGAAACGCCGCCGGTCGCTCCGGTTCTGGCCGAACCGCGTGGTCCTGTGGAACTCCCGACCTTCATGGGATCCGTCGTTTCCCCCAGTATTCGGCGGTCAACAGATGAACACCGACTCTCCGATGGCGCGGCGCCGTCCAGACTCAGAGTCCAGAGCAAGGCCAGGCCGAATTTCCTCGAATCCTAAGCGACGATTGGTAAAGTTTTTCTTCAGATCGCTGCTGGCGAGGCCAATTGTATACGAATAATCACTCCCGCGGACTGACGCCGGGCGACGCTCGCACCCAAGGACGCTTGCCCCCGACGACCGCGATCTGAATAATCGCCAGCTTTCGCGGGCGGTCGATAAGGGGGGCCCCGGACACTCTCGCGGAAACTCTTGCAGAACCATTGGGGATCGGGCGATGGCGGACGAGACGCCGAGAATCGGAATCATCATGGGCAGCCAGTCCGACTGGCCGACCCTTCGCCATGCCGCCGACATGCTGGACGAACTGGGCCTGACCTACGAAACGCGCATCGTCTCGGCCCATCGCACGCCCGAACGGCTGCGCGATTACGCGCAGAGCGCCCGGCAGCGCGGCCTGAAGGTGATCGTTGCCGGCGCCGGCGGCGCCGCACACCTGCCGGGCATGGTCGCGGCCAACACCGCCCTGCCGGTGTTCGGCGTGCCGGTCGAGAGCCAAGCCTTGAGCGGTCTGGATTCCCTCCTGTCGATCGTGCAGATGCCCGGCGGCATCCCGGTCGGCACCCTTGCCATCGGCAAGGCCGGCGCCAAGAACGCCGGCTTGCTCGCCGCAGCCGTGATCGCTTTGGAAGACCCGCAGGCCGCCGCCGCACTCGATGGATTCCGCAACCGCCAGACAGAGGGCGTAGCAGAGGCGCCGCTGGACGATGCTTGAGCCCGGATTGTCCAAATTCGTGAGCCTCTTTTGCGCGGCGCGCCTCGGCTGCCATGGCCGATAGCCGCGCCGCAGCGCTGCCGCCCGGCTCCGTCGTCGGCATGCTCGGCGATGGTCAGCTCGGCCGTATGGCGGCGCTGGCCGCCGCCCGGTTGGGCTATCGCTGCCATGTCTTCGGCCCAACGGCGGACGGCCCGGCCCACCAGGTGACCAACCTCTCGACCGTTGCCGGCTACGGGGACGAGACCGCGCTCGCCGCTTTTGCAGATGCCGTCGACGTGGTGACTTTCGAATTCGAGAACGTTCCGGCGGCCACGGCCGTGTTCTTGGACGGTCGGGTGCCGGTGCGCCCCGGTCCGCGGGTCTTGAGCCTTTGCCAGAACCGCCTGCGGGAGAAGGACTTCCTCGCCTCCATCGATGTGGCAACCACAGGCTACGCCGAAGTTCGCAATCCGGAGGGCGTCCGCCGTTCCCTGCGCGATCTGGGCAAGCCGGCCGTGCTGAAGACCACGGAGTTCGGTTACGACGGCAAGGGCCAGGCGTTGCTGCGCAACGAGACCGAGGCCGAAGCTGCCTGGGCGGCGATCGCCGCCCACGGTGCAACCGAGACCGGCGAAACCGTCGGCATCCTGGAAGCCTTCGTCGATTTCCGGCTGGAGCTTTCCGTGGTGGTGGCGCGCGGTCTGAACGGTCACATCGAGACCTACGTCCCGGTCGAGAACCAGCATCGCGATCACATCCTGGACCAAACCATCGTGCCGGCGCGCATCTCACAGGACGCGGCCGACCGGGCCGAAGGCTACGCGCGCCGGATCGCGGAGGCGCTGGACCTGGTCGGCGTGATCGCGGTGGAGATGTTCCTGACCGCCGAAGGCCGGATTCTGGTCAACGAGCTGGCTCCGCGTCCGCACAACTCAGGCCACTGGACCATCGATGCCTGCGCCACCAGCCAGTTCGAACAGCAGATCCGGGCCGTCTGCGGCCTGCCGCTCGGCTCCAGCAAGCGCCATTCCGATGCGGTGATGAAAAACCTGCTAGGCGAGGAAGCCGAAGACTGGCGCGAAATCCTGGCCGAGCCGCGCGCTTACCTGCACCTCTACGGCAAGGCGGAAGCCCGGCCGGGCCGCAAGATGGGCCATGTCACCAAGCTCTCGCCGCGAGGCTCGAGCGGCTGAAGCGACTCCGGCGCCGACAAGACAACGCCCGATCAAATGCCCAATCAAACGCGAGGGCCGAAGCCTCGGCTGCGGGCGAAGAAGCTGGTTGGGGCGTCCATCAGACGCTGGATCGATTTGCCCAGCGTCCCGCCGATCTTCAACACGTTCGTCAAGCGGCGGTCGAGGAAATCCCAGGTCGCCTCATAGCCCTCCGAGCGGTCGGACAGCCAGTAGAGCAACGTCGAGGAGTAGACCCCGGCCAGCAGCGAGCGCTTGGTGTAGTAGTTGTAGTCCGTCGCGGTGTCGCCCGCGGCGTACCAGATGGCGTCGCAGGTCCGCCAGACCAGTCGGCTGCCCAACGGCACGTTGGGTGGAAGGGCGAGGAAGGAGAGGCCGCGCTGCACTTCCTCGCGATAGGGTTCGAGCAGCTCCAGGCGGCTGCGAACGCCCAGTGCCACCTTTTCGCGCACCCGCATCTCCTCCAGAGGCTGCCGCTCCATCGCGTCCAGCATGCGGCCATCCATCTCGGCGCTGAAAGCCTCCAACAGCTCACGCGCACTGCCTGGAAAGAGGTTGTGGGCTTCGGCCAGGGAGAGCCCCAGATCGCGGGCACCCGCGATCAGCGCCTGTCCGCTCCAGCCGTCGAAGGCGACATGCTGCACGGCCGCCTGCATCAGTTCGCTCCGGCGCGTTTCTATGGCCTCGGCTTCGGTCATGACGCCTCCTTGATCGGGGATGAACCTGCGGCATGCGGCGCCTCGCCCGACCAGTGCCGCAGTTCCGAGGAAAACAGCAGATCCTTCAGGTTCTCCATCCGCTGGGGATAGAGGATCCCGTCCAGGTGATCGCACTCGTGCTGTACGACCCGTGCGTGGAACCCGCTGGCCTCACGTTCGATCCGCGCGCCCTCGAGGTCCAGACCGCTATAGCGGATCCGGGTCCAGCGCGGCACCAGCCCGGCCAACTCGGGAACCGACAGGCAGGCCTCCCAACCCAGCGCCGTTTCCTCGGTCAGCGGGTCGATCCGCGGATTGATCAGCACCGTCAGCGGCTGCGATTCGGCAGCTTCCGCCTGCGCCCGCTCCGGCGACACCTTGAAAATCACCAGACGCAGCGGGACATGGACCTGGGGCGCGGCCAAACCGGTGCCCGGCGCGTCCTCCATGGTCTCGATCATGTCGGTCACCAGCTGCCGGATCTCCGGCGCGGTCGGGTCGGGAACCTGCGCGGCCGGCTGCAAGAGAACAGGGTGGCCCATGCGGGCGATCTTAAGGATTGCCATGGCTGAACTATGGCGTCACCCGGACTGAACGTCCACTGGCGGACAGCTCCTGATGGCCATGGGCGGCAAGAGGGCGCAGGCAAGCGCGCGAGCGGACAGAGGCGCCACGGTCCCAGCCGATCCGCGCCGGTCCGGGCCGGGGTTTCGTAACCCTATACCCGCCTTTTCCGGCGCTTACGCTCTTTTCTTTTCCAGGGACCGGTGGTATATCCCGGTCTCCCGCCTGGCTTTGCCGGCGGGTTATTGTGTTTGCCTGTAGCTCGAGTCGCGCCCCGGCCTGCCTATGGCAGGCCGTCTTTCAGTTGGGCAGGCAGTTGGGCGAGACGAGGAAGTGACGGGCGTTCCATCGCTTAGTGGACCGCAAGATATCGACGAGGAGGTCGAGGCAAGGTGCACGTTACCGTTCGTGAGAATAACGTCGATCAGGCCCTGCGCGCGCTGAAGAAGAAGATGCAGCGCGAGGGTATCTTTCGCGAGATGAAGCTGCGCCGGCACTTCGAGAAGCCGTCGCAGAAGCGTAAGCGCGAGCGCGCCGAGGCCGTGCGCCGCCATCGCAAGCTGCTGCGCAAGCGCATGGAGCGCGAGGGCTTCTAGCGCTCGCGGCAGGCGAAAGCCCGCTCTCCGAGAGGATCTAGGAATTACGACACGAAGCCGGGCGTTCCGCCCGGCTTTCGGTGTTTAGAGCCGGCGGTCTTCAGTCCGGATCGCGACCGAGGGGATCGGGATCCTTACACCAGACGCTCTGTTTCGGACGCGGTTTAGGCA
This genomic stretch from Algihabitans albus harbors:
- the def gene encoding peptide deformylase; this encodes MAILKIARMGHPVLLQPAAQVPDPTAPEIRQLVTDMIETMEDAPGTGLAAPQVHVPLRLVIFKVSPERAQAEAAESQPLTVLINPRIDPLTEETALGWEACLSVPELAGLVPRWTRIRYSGLDLEGARIEREASGFHARVVQHECDHLDGILYPQRMENLKDLLFSSELRHWSGEAPHAAGSSPIKEAS
- the rpsU gene encoding 30S ribosomal protein S21, with protein sequence MHVTVRENNVDQALRALKKKMQREGIFREMKLRRHFEKPSQKRKRERAEAVRRHRKLLRKRMEREGF